TAAGTCGAATCTGATCACGGTCACGGGGTTGAACGGATTAGGAAAGTTCTGGGAAAGATTAAATTCCGTCGGAACTGTCTCCCCATCCATCAACGACAGTACCGTATTTGATATGCCCGGAGTAGGACTGTCGCCGCCTATTCCGTCAAAGAACTTCCAACGATCTGATCCGTCCGGATAGCGACCGTAGCTTATGTCCGTAGTCTGACCTGTATAAGTGAGGGTATCAGCGGGCAAGATAGCCGAATTGTAAAGACCGATCTGTTCTCCACCCTTACCCAGTTTAAAGTCGGCGTGGAGAACGCCTTGATCAGTCTCTCCGTCGCACCAGATTAACAGGAAACCCCCCGATGCGATCGTGGTCGATTCAGGAGCACCATCAGGAATCTGCCAGAGTGTTGGCTTACTCAGATTGTCCGTCATATACCATCCGCCTATATCGACAGCTTCCGTTGTGGGGTTATAGATCTCAAGGAAGTCGTCGAAGTCACCATTCTCATCAGTACAGCAAGCATCATTACTTGTCAAGAACTCATTGATCTTAAGCGGTATCGGTGCAATGTACTTGCCCTTATCAAAGTCAAACTCGTAAAACTTGTTGCCCCGGTCACTCACCATATAGACCACTGTCTCCGATGCAAAAGTTACTCCTTCAGCCTGATTCAGTGGAATAAACCATGAGCGCAGATGTTCACCGGATTGTGAAACTTCATTCAGCGAATAACCTTGATCACTGACTATGAAGAGTGTGCCCCAAGTGGGATGAATCGAAATCCCCGAGACATCGGCCGAAAAGGTCAGAGTTGTCCTAGCCAATTCATTTCCGCCGGCATCCAATTCGATTAACTTGGATGGATTCTTCTCCTGAAGCACAAATATATGCCCTGTGCTGTGATCGATGGTAATTCCCTCAAGACCATCGGTGAGGCTGGCATCGGGAGTCACCGAAATACTACCCACTTTTGTGCCGTCCAGTGTGTATTTGACTATTTCCCATGTCGTCTCCTCAACAACGTAGATTGTGTCGTAAGTGGAGTTAAACGCAATACCCTCAAAGTCATTACCGCCCACCATCAGAGAATCGAGAACCTCCCCCGACGTGGAGATTTCGTAGATGTTGGCATTGTTGTCGTCATTGTGAGTAAAGAGGGTTCCACTGTTTGCGTTGTAAGCGAGACCTGAAGGTTCTCGAACTGGCAGATCCACCTCTTGAATCGGCACCCAGTCCGTTACCCGGTAAGAGTTAGGTTCGCCTGGCGCAGATATTGGATATACTGACTCAGATGGAGCATCATCTGAGGCGTGGATGTACCAGTACACAACGACTCCGCCCTCCTGAGCAGGAATGGTACCGCCGTACACGCCGTCTCCCGCGCTGCCGTCATTATGCTGACCGTCATCGACCATGGAAACACTCGAGTATGAACCTGAAGAAGG
This is a stretch of genomic DNA from Candidatus Neomarinimicrobiota bacterium. It encodes these proteins:
- a CDS encoding lamin tail domain-containing protein; amino-acid sequence: MKKMLLSVIIFGSLSVGMGQTLYINEVMAKQGAHDDCLWYDCSDFFEIFNPGTEAVDIGGWYVTDDLNNPTAFQLSDAEPEVTTVQPGGFLLIFADKHPTYGPLHVSFGLSSGGESVALVQPDGSFMDSLSFGEWPVDTSFGRSPDGGTTAGTLVDNWEWYYKPSPGRSNITVRINEFLAKNDNVNQDENGNFSDWVELYNYGESDVDIGGMSMTDDYTTPTQYTIPSGTTIPAGEFLLVWCDGSEEDPVTSPDVLHAGFKLSAGGDAVGLFYDNGGITVAVDSLTFDAQTADVSYGRYPDAADNWQTFSLPTPGSTNEVAEGPNISDVIREPMFPEADEAVSLSAMVMSSASNLTVELNYDPSSGSYSSVSMVDDGQHNDGSAGDGVYGGTIPAQEGGVVVYWYIHASDDAPSESVYPISAPGEPNSYRVTDWVPIQEVDLPVREPSGLAYNANSGTLFTHNDDNNANIYEISTSGEVLDSLMVGGNDFEGIAFNSTYDTIYVVEETTWEIVKYTLDGTKVGSISVTPDASLTDGLEGITIDHSTGHIFVLQEKNPSKLIELDAGGNELARTTLTFSADVSGISIHPTWGTLFIVSDQGYSLNEVSQSGEHLRSWFIPLNQAEGVTFASETVVYMVSDRGNKFYEFDFDKGKYIAPIPLKINEFLTSNDACCTDENGDFDDFLEIYNPTTEAVDIGGWYMTDNLSKPTLWQIPDGAPESTTIASGGFLLIWCDGETDQGVLHADFKLGKGGEQIGLYNSAILPADTLTYTGQTTDISYGRYPDGSDRWKFFDGIGGDSPTPGISNTVLSLMDGETVPTEFNLSQNFPNPFNPVTVIRFDLPEASYVNLKVYNLMGQEIRSLVSGMEEPGVRVAVWDGKDNSGRLVSTGVYLYRIKAGSFFRTHKMILLR